Part of the Leucobacter insecticola genome is shown below.
CCAATTTTCATGCCGGGCCAGAGGCGGATCGGGAGGGTTGCAACGTTCGAGAGCTCCAGCGTGACGTGACCCTCGAAGCCCGGGTCGATGAAGCCGGCGGTCGAGTGGGTGAGGAGCCCGAGTCGACCGAGCGAGCTCTTTCCTTCGAGGCGGGCGGCGATGTCGTCGGGCAGGCTGACCTGCTCGTAGGTGGAGCCCAGCACGAACTCACCGGGGTGCAGGATGAAGCCCTCGCTGGGGTCGACCTCGATGAGCCGGGTCAGTTCGGGCTGATCCGCGGCGGGATCGATAACGGCGTACTTGTGATTGTCGAAGAGCCGGAAGTAGCGATCCAGCCGCACGTCAACGCTCGACGGCTGAACCATCTCTGCTTCGCTCGGGGAAAGCCCGATGCGGCCAGAGGCGAGTTCGGCATTGATGTCACGATCTGAAAGCAGCACCTTTCGATCTTAGCGGGCTATTCCCGCGCCATCCCCGGGTGCAAGTTCTGTGGCAGACGCTACTCGGAATCTTCCGTGATCGCGAACAGCAGTTCGGCGATCCGCTCGCCCAGTTCGTTTAGGCCCTCGGGGGCGTCGGGGCCAGCGAGGGCGGTGATCCGAAAGGCGCGTTCGTAAACGCCGCCCAAGATCGGCATGGCCCGCTCGACCGGGATCGTGAACCGTCGACCGGCGGCGAGCACGATGCCCTCGACGAGTTCTTCGAGTTCCAGCCGAAAGCGGCCAATGAAATCTGTAAGTCCGAGTGCGCTGCTGGGCTCGCGGAGCGCGAGCAACATGAACTCGGTTTCGAGCGCGAACCAGGTGGCTTCCCAGCCGGTTGGTGCGAAAAACTCGGTCACGTAGTGCGCAGCATCGCCCGGGGTCAGGAGACACTCGCGGCTCGAAAGCAGCGGCACGAGTTCTTCGGCGCGCGCCTGCAAGAACCGCGTGCGTTGTTCGTATTCGCGGTCGAGCAGTGCGAGAAACAGCTCTTCCTTATTGGAGAAGTTTGAGTAAAACGCGCCGCGAGTGAAGCCTGCGCGTGTGCACACGCTCTCGACGGAGGCACCCAGCAGACCTTCCTCGGTGAACACTTCGGCGGCGGCGTCAAGCAGGCGGGCTCGCGTCTCCTGACGCCTGGCGCTGGGCGCGGGTGACACCGATTCTCCTGCCATGCTCAACATTTTTGCATACTCAGCGAGCTTCGAGCCAAAAATGGATACATTGTTGTATCGAGACTCGATACACTTCTGTATCGCGGCCTGGGTGCCAGGCCATGTAAAGACTGCAATGTAACTTTCGGAAGGCCAGCATGTCCACCCTGCTCTACGCCCTCGGCCGCTGGGCGACGCGCGCAAAAACGCTCGTGCTCATCATCTGGATCATGCTGCTCGCCCTGCTCGGCACCGGTGCCGCGCTGTTCGGCCAGGGGGCCAACGCGCCCATCACC
Proteins encoded:
- a CDS encoding TetR/AcrR family transcriptional regulator, which encodes MAGESVSPAPSARRQETRARLLDAAAEVFTEEGLLGASVESVCTRAGFTRGAFYSNFSNKEELFLALLDREYEQRTRFLQARAEELVPLLSSRECLLTPGDAAHYVTEFFAPTGWEATWFALETEFMLLALREPSSALGLTDFIGRFRLELEELVEGIVLAAGRRFTIPVERAMPILGGVYERAFRITALAGPDAPEGLNELGERIAELLFAITEDSE
- the dcd gene encoding dCTP deaminase codes for the protein MLLSDRDINAELASGRIGLSPSEAEMVQPSSVDVRLDRYFRLFDNHKYAVIDPAADQPELTRLIEVDPSEGFILHPGEFVLGSTYEQVSLPDDIAARLEGKSSLGRLGLLTHSTAGFIDPGFEGHVTLELSNVATLPIRLWPGMKIGQLCFFRLSSPAERPYGSGATFSRYKGQRGPTASRSHLNFHRTDVTVTDEGHTGG